Genomic segment of Pseudomonadales bacterium:
GCTCACTCTAGTGAAAACAGGGACACCGATAGAGATCCGCTGGTAAACCTTAGTCCTGACACGGCTGTGGTTCAACCGAAGCCACTTTTTTCTCCCTCGTCACCCACCAGCACAACAATGACCCTATCGTCACCAGCGCCACCCCCTGCAAAAACGTATCGGTGAGCACTAGGCCAAGAATCACGGAAGAAATAACGGTAGACAGCACAGGTGTAAAGTAAGACAAGGTTGCGAGCAACACCATATTACCGCCAATAATTGCGTAGTTCCAAAGCGCGTAGCCACTGCCCATCGCAATCCCCGTGATGAGCAACAAACCACCAGA
This window contains:
- a CDS encoding EamA family transporter codes for the protein KGQNPITLFFIMTAVTLWIKYAISNETGMSIHLESGGLLLITGIAMGSGYALWNYAIIGGNMVLLATLSYFTPVLSTVISSVILGLVLTDTFLQGVALVTIGSLLCWWVTREKKVASVEPQPCQD